From the genome of Phyllostomus discolor isolate MPI-MPIP mPhyDis1 chromosome 12, mPhyDis1.pri.v3, whole genome shotgun sequence, one region includes:
- the LOC114511475 gene encoding binder of sperm protein homolog 1 produces MGLCQGLLLLGFCRLLCEAGLHHEGGRQLCSVLPSSPRAGGRCFSLGGKCVFPFYYNRGVFYDCVEFKAKHKWCSLTETFKGHWKYCSEEDMAKCVFPFWFQLMIYWECTEDSEASGRHWCSLTQNYNRDKVWKYCDQ; encoded by the exons ATGGGGCTGTGCCAGGGGCTCCTGCTGCTGGGGTTCTGCCGGCTTCTCTGCGAGGCTGGTCTGCACCACGAAG GAGGAAGGCAGCTCTGCTCCGTcctgcccagcagccccagaGCTGGAGGGAGATGTTTCTCCCTAGGTGGCAAGTGCGTCTTCCCCTTCTACTACAACAGAGGCGTGTTCTATGACTGCGTCGAGTTCAAGGCCAAACACAAGTGGTGCTCCTTAACGGAGACTTTCAAAGGACATTGGAAGTACTGTTCTGAAGAAG ACATGGCCAAGTGCGTGTTTCCCTTCTGGTTCCAGCTCATGATCTACTGGGAATGTACCGAAGACTCAGAGGCATCTGGGAGACACTGGTGCTCCCTGACTCAGAATTATAACAGGGATAAGGTTTGGAAATATTGTGATCAGTGA